TATGTAAATTTCCTTTTGTTATTCGGGTTAATAAGGAAATATCCTTTTTCCCTTTCATTTACAATACTTTCATAGATGTTAATAACCTTGTCACTAATCGGAACTTGTCTTATTCCTGCATCTGTCTTGCTATCGGTAACATTGAAATATTGGTCTTTCAAATTCATATCTTCTATTTTTAGATTTAAGAACTCACTTATTCGGCAACCATTATATATCAACATAAGCATAATCTCGATAGTCAGCCTTGTATCTTCGTTCTGTTCGTAATACAACTTCCATAAGCGTTCTATCTGTTCATCAGTAAATATTAAAGCCTGTCCTTTTCGTGGGCTCTTGCCTATATCAAGCAATTTGCCATAATTTTTACTGACAATATCACACTTAATAGCATAATCATATAACTGTTTAAGGCAATTCCTAACTTTTCTTACCGATTGATAACCTTTTCTATTTCCTAATAATTCATTTATCATATTCTGCAAGTCGTTAAACTTAATATCGATAAACTTCATATTCTTGATTTTATCGGTAATCAGCTTATAAGTAAATTCATAACCTTTTATAGTATCAGGCTTTAATGCTTGTACTTTCTTGCTATTCTGCCAATCTTCCCACAATTTAGCAAAAGTAATATTTTTATACAAGATATTAACTTCATCTTTATTCATATTGTAATTCGTCAAGGCATTTAAGGCTTCTTCCTTTGTTTCAAAATAGCCTATTGTCTTTTTGTGCTGATGTTTCTTACCCTGCTCATCAATTTCAATATCCGTAGTAATTCTTGCTATGTACTTCTTTCGCAAGTTCTTTCTATTAACCTTGCTAACACTTCCATATCCGTTAGGTAGTTTCATAATGTCCTCCTTTCGCTGAATAATAAGAAGTAAATTGATATAAATATTATAACTCCGTAGCCACACTTTGCAAAGTGTGATTTATATAATATTTTATCTAAATATTTCGGTGTTTTTAAGACTAAAAAAGATACTGGCTCTATGTCCAGTATCTTTGTAACATTTTAAAAAATGGGTTCTATTTAATCTTCAACTTTTCATATATTTCTTCTATTTCATGATTTGCACCAGTAAAATTAGGCCAAGCATCCACATTATCATTTTTTCTTCGTGGAATGATATGTATATGAAAATGCGGAACAGATTGACCAGCACTTTCATCACTTGCATTTAGCAAATTCACTCCGTCATATCCACATTCATCTACACAATAATTTGCAACCTTTTTTACTGTAGCCATTAAATAATTAAGAATGTCTTCATCACAATCAAGAATATTTTTAATGTGCTTTTTAGGTATTGCAACCATGTGACCATCAACATCTTTTGCAATA
The nucleotide sequence above comes from Variimorphobacter saccharofermentans. Encoded proteins:
- a CDS encoding tyrosine-type recombinase/integrase — its product is MKLPNGYGSVSKVNRKNLRKKYIARITTDIEIDEQGKKHQHKKTIGYFETKEEALNALTNYNMNKDEVNILYKNITFAKLWEDWQNSKKVQALKPDTIKGYEFTYKLITDKIKNMKFIDIKFNDLQNMINELLGNRKGYQSVRKVRNCLKQLYDYAIKCDIVSKNYGKLLDIGKSPRKGQALIFTDEQIERLWKLYYEQNEDTRLTIEIMLMLIYNGCRISEFLNLKIEDMNLKDQYFNVTDSKTDAGIRQVPISDKVINIYESIVNEREKGYFLINPNNKRKFTYANFRDSYWDRMIDLLGWDKKLTPHNCRKTCISKLTKAGVRPTYIKLIVGHEGALDLTERTYTYVDFEELLKSVNEI
- a CDS encoding HIT family protein translates to MDCIFCKIVNGDIPSLKVYEDEHTMVFMDIAKDVDGHMVAIPKKHIKNILDCDEDILNYLMATVKKVANYCVDECGYDGVNLLNASDESAGQSVPHFHIHIIPRRKNDNVDAWPNFTGANHEIEEIYEKLKIK